Part of the Desulfurispira natronophila genome is shown below.
AGTGTGGTTTTATACGAACATTTTTTCTCACATCAGAACCATAGGCAAATATGCAAAGGATTTCTATGGCCGCCTCGAGTTTGATTCACAGCTTTAAATCTACCGCCAAAGTCGGAGTCTATGTTGATGTCGCCAACTTGGTGCGCAATGGCGGATACGGCATGCGCTACGAAGTCCTGCGAGAGTTTGCCTGTCGCGACTCTGCCGAACTGGTGCGCCTCAACGCCTACGTCAGCTTCGATGTTGATCGGGCCAGCAAGGATAATGTTTACCGGTACAAGATGACCAATTTTTATTCAATTTTGCGGGACTTTGGCTACAAAGTCATAGAAAAGCCGGTAAAGTGGTACGTGGATGAAAACGGCAACCGCTTTGGCAAGGCCAACGCCGACCTGGATATGGCGGTGGACGCCCTGTTGCAATCAGAAAACCTGGATCGGGTACTGCTAGTGACCGGTGATGGAGACTTTGTGCAAGTGGTGCGAGCCCTTCAAAACAAGGGATGCCGGGTCGAGACCCTGGCATTTCAGCACATATCTTCCGACCTGAAAAAAGAATCGGACATGTTTATGTCCGGCTACCTTATCCCCAACCTTTTGCCTATGGACTCGCCAGATGGTCGTCGTGTGGCCTGGGGTGATGTCGGATCACGGGTGCGCGGATTTTGCTATCATCACGATGACAATCAGAACTTCGGCTTTATGCGCTTTTTACAAAAAGTGGGGCCGGGATTGTGGATCACTGATTCGCGGCGTGAAGACTCCCCCTACCGCACCGCCTACTTCCGCGACTCCAGCCTGATGGCCGACATCAATCCTCGCCACTTGCCGGACCGCAACCTCATTTTTGAATTTGACCTTGTCAGGGCTGCCAATGGCGATAACCCTGAGGCGAGAAATATAAGCCTTAGCGGTCGATCGTGAAGGCAAATCAAGCAACAGTGGCAATTCGCAATAGCACAGAAGGCTTGCTGTAGCGTTTCCTCTTGGAGGATCCCGCTCACACCACTGCCGGGAGTGCTACTGCCAAGATTCTTCGCCAGGTTACCTTAAACTCCCCACCGAACATAAATAAGTAGTTGCTTCAGGAACTTTGTTTTTCAAACTGATAGGTCATGATAATTCGATTGATGTGATACGCACCATTATCATCAATTTCCACAAACTCAAAACCAGTAGCCAAGAGTGAAGCATTAATGTCGCGCTTGCTCCAGCGGCTCATCACCCGCAAGGGGACGTTCACCTTCTCCCACTCTCGCACTTCACCAGGGAGCTTTATGTAGACCTCGTACACTTGCCCTTGAGGTATCGACCCTTCATGCACCAGCATGAAGCCCTTCTCCGTCAAATCAACAATACGCCCCAGAAGCTCATGAGTTCCCTGGCGAAAGACGGGGAAGTAATAAATAAGATTGCGTCGATTCGCTTTGCGACTATCGCTTCCCATGGCTGGCTCCCTGTCCTATGATACGAAACTATTCACTCACATGCGCAGACAACTTGCGCCTCACCCGAAAACCTGCCATCAGCGCCCTGATGCGTGACTGCTGCGATTCACTGCAGACCACACCTCTTGCCTGAAACACTTGCTTGGCACCGGAAAGAAAACCAAATACCATCCAGCACGAGTGCTGGCGGGGTGAGCAACGCCACGAATGTTTTTTTCTGAGGAATTTTAGCGCGACGGCGGCACCTGAACCCTCTGGCGATAGGTACTGATCCACTGCCGCCACTCTTCCATCTGTTGCGGCTCATTTACCGTCACACTGCCAGGCAACTGCTGCTTAATATCCTCTTTAAAAAGCTCCAGGCCGCGTTGATATTTCTGGCGAAAGTGCTCAGGCAACTCCCGATGTGACTTCGCCAACACTCGATCATCAAGCTTCCGCGCATAGCGTAAAGCTTCACGCTGCAAGTCCAGCAGCCGGCGAGCCTCAGTATCGCTGAGATAACCGGCATCAAGGCCAGATGATACAATACGTTGAGCCTGAGCCGTAGCCTCCAGGGAGTACATAAGGTTCTGAATATTCTGCACCTCTTCATCACTCCAGCCGGCAAAACTTGTCTGATAATACATCCATCCAATCCAAACCACTACAATAGCAACTGATGCACCAATAAGATACTTCTTGCGCTGGGGATCGACCATGGAGCTCCCTTTCCTGAATTGACCGCGATCAATTTCATGCCGCCCGGCGTGTGCTAGTAAAACTGCGCAGAAACAGACACGCAAGCTTAGCGGAGGCACTATTTTCATGAGATTGTACCGTT
Proteins encoded:
- a CDS encoding NYN domain-containing protein yields the protein MAASSLIHSFKSTAKVGVYVDVANLVRNGGYGMRYEVLREFACRDSAELVRLNAYVSFDVDRASKDNVYRYKMTNFYSILRDFGYKVIEKPVKWYVDENGNRFGKANADLDMAVDALLQSENLDRVLLVTGDGDFVQVVRALQNKGCRVETLAFQHISSDLKKESDMFMSGYLIPNLLPMDSPDGRRVAWGDVGSRVRGFCYHHDDNQNFGFMRFLQKVGPGLWITDSRREDSPYRTAYFRDSSLMADINPRHLPDRNLIFEFDLVRAANGDNPEARNISLSGRS
- a CDS encoding PilZ domain-containing protein, which codes for MGSDSRKANRRNLIYYFPVFRQGTHELLGRIVDLTEKGFMLVHEGSIPQGQVYEVYIKLPGEVREWEKVNVPLRVMSRWSKRDINASLLATGFEFVEIDDNGAYHINRIIMTYQFEKQSS